The window ACCGGTTCCGCCCGGGTGGCGCAGGAGGCGCGAAACGCAAAAGACCTGCGCAAGACGGAGGACGAGATCGCGCGCAAGAAGCTCGCGTATGAACACCGCCGACGCGCCGCCGAGGCGCAGATCGAGGCTCTCCGCGCCGGTTTGATGGCGGAAGAGGAAGAGTTTAAGCGTGCGGTCGAGGCCGAGGAGGCGCGCCTGCAGAAAATTTCCAGTGATCGTGAAGCCATGAGTCGGAGCCGTGGTCTCGCTTCTGAATCCACAGCTCCGAAACGTCGTCGATGAAGAAGAAAACCCAGAAAACCGCCAGTCATGGCGTGAACGGCACAGCGCCGGATACCGAGATATTCTCGCTCCGTCTTTATGTCGCCGGACAGACACCGAAATCCCTCACAGCCTTTGCCAATCTCAAGCGGCTGTGCGAGGAACATCTGCCCGGGCAATACCGGATCGAGGTGATCGACCTGGTAAAGAATCCGCATTTGGCCCAATCGGACCAGATCGTGGCTCTGCCGAC of the Terrimicrobium sacchariphilum genome contains:
- a CDS encoding circadian clock KaiB family protein, producing the protein MKKKTQKTASHGVNGTAPDTEIFSLRLYVAGQTPKSLTAFANLKRLCEEHLPGQYRIEVIDLVKNPHLAQSDQIVALPTLVRKLPEPIKRVVGDLSNSEKVIVGMDIQSLKAN